The following proteins come from a genomic window of Laspinema palackyanum D2c:
- a CDS encoding S8 family serine peptidase, whose product MKRLKLRTGLSGLVGGVSMAFIGIPAVALPTSIGEIGIDARRLHDAPYNLTGRKIAIGQVDIGRPRKFGLDKQANLHREIPVQQVFMQDAPAKTSPTDDPQMKPAEQHAEHVAAVMISSDKAFPGVAPNATLYAAGIGLLRRSGQPEECLAAQNLAEQNSGDVRAINYSFGESLAQDPRPNAVLDGNALLTQCLDWSARVHNVVHVVAGNQGRGGIPIPTDNYNGINVAFTTLYEGKFAKVDLANIGSAFSGITSRLVGLEGNVDNRRAINLVAPGSNLDLLSLDGEVTRTSGTSFAAPHVTATVALLQEYGDRQLHQQANTPQWTLDARRHEVMKAVLMNSAEKIQDPGNGQHLKMTRTVFANQNRTWLDSDAYSSQEIPLDGDLGTGHLNAYRAYQQFSAGQWAPGNALPGIGWDYRTVEANSYHEYVLDQPLEAGRFVSISLTWNRWVDLVDGNNNEKYDIGEGFRDRGLNNLELYLMPADETDVRKSVWSSVSKVDSTEHIYHPIPQTGRYKIRVYFRDQVNESTQPYSLAWWTTPTP is encoded by the coding sequence GTGAAGCGCTTAAAACTTAGAACGGGGTTAAGCGGACTCGTCGGCGGTGTGAGTATGGCTTTTATTGGAATTCCAGCCGTCGCCCTTCCCACTTCAATTGGTGAAATCGGCATTGATGCCCGTCGGCTGCATGATGCGCCCTATAACTTAACGGGGAGAAAAATTGCGATCGGTCAAGTAGACATTGGCCGCCCGCGAAAATTTGGCCTCGACAAACAAGCGAACCTCCATCGAGAAATCCCCGTCCAGCAGGTTTTCATGCAGGATGCACCCGCTAAAACCAGTCCCACAGATGATCCCCAAATGAAACCGGCTGAACAACACGCCGAACACGTGGCTGCGGTGATGATTAGTTCGGATAAGGCATTTCCTGGGGTTGCCCCCAATGCCACCCTCTATGCGGCTGGGATTGGCTTGTTGCGGCGCAGTGGACAACCGGAAGAATGTTTAGCGGCTCAAAATCTGGCTGAACAAAATAGCGGAGATGTGAGGGCGATTAACTACAGTTTTGGGGAATCCCTAGCCCAGGATCCGCGTCCCAATGCGGTTTTAGATGGGAACGCCCTGCTGACTCAATGTTTGGATTGGTCAGCCCGGGTCCATAATGTGGTTCATGTGGTGGCGGGAAATCAAGGACGCGGGGGCATTCCCATTCCCACGGATAACTATAACGGGATCAATGTCGCGTTTACAACGCTTTATGAGGGCAAGTTTGCCAAAGTAGACTTGGCGAATATTGGCAGTGCCTTTAGTGGCATTACCAGTCGGTTGGTGGGGTTAGAAGGAAATGTGGATAACCGCCGCGCTATCAACTTAGTGGCTCCAGGCAGTAACTTGGATTTATTGAGCTTAGATGGTGAAGTGACTCGGACCAGTGGCACCAGTTTTGCGGCCCCTCATGTGACGGCAACGGTGGCCCTGTTGCAAGAATATGGCGATCGCCAACTTCATCAACAAGCCAACACTCCCCAGTGGACCCTCGATGCTCGCCGCCATGAGGTGATGAAAGCCGTCTTAATGAACTCGGCGGAAAAAATCCAAGACCCTGGCAATGGTCAGCATTTGAAAATGACTCGCACGGTTTTTGCCAACCAGAACCGCACCTGGTTAGATTCGGACGCTTATAGCAGTCAAGAAATTCCCCTGGATGGAGACTTGGGAACGGGCCATCTCAATGCTTACCGAGCCTACCAACAGTTTAGTGCCGGTCAATGGGCTCCGGGAAATGCCCTACCGGGAATCGGTTGGGATTATCGAACGGTTGAGGCGAATAGTTATCATGAGTATGTCCTAGACCAACCCTTAGAGGCGGGCCGGTTCGTGTCCATTTCTCTAACCTGGAATCGTTGGGTTGATCTGGTTGATGGGAACAATAATGAGAAATATGATATTGGGGAAGGGTTTCGCGATCGCGGTTTGAATAACCTAGAACTCTATCTGATGCCTGCGGATGAAACGGATGTTCGCAAGAGTGTCTGGTCCTCAGTTAGCAAGGTAGACAGTACCGAACATATTTATCACCCGATTCCCCAAACAGGCCGTTATAAAATCCGGGTGTATTTTCGCGATCAAGTCAATGAATCCACCCAACCTTACAGTTTGGCTTGGTGGACTACCCCAACTCCTTAA
- a CDS encoding PAS domain S-box protein produces the protein MFRKYKRSHLLNYGVAAGSVAIALVLTQLLFPLIQLTPSILFFAAVAVTAGYGGIGPGLFATLLSVATIDHFFKNSPFTWSIEWGDLIWVAVLSLVTVLIHSLKESKRAAVQELQKKQEFLQVMTDSLPVAISYVDALELYRFNNQRYEDWFGHSRDSLSGKHLKEILGEGAYQVIRPYVKVALSGQSVTYETKIPYQEGGSRYIRATYVPDWGHHQQVKGFIAFIEDITQQRKAEDSLRESQQRSKLALDAAQMGTWEWNLKTGKVKRSAMVARIFGSDQGSFDGTYEAFVQGIYPEDRPSFEQAVQEAIANRADYEIEFRIPRGHLGIRWVLCKGQVLLDQDDKPQRALGVCMDVTESRYASEALRVSEERFRHIYESNLIGLVFGDRNGNISEANNAFLNIVGYTPDDLRSRRVIWQNLNPFNLSDDEDMTVGLVAGVATPTETELIRKDGRRVPVLMGQVPLQDYTNMGISFVLDLSERKQAQAALSESEERLRLALEAAHMGMWDWDIATGKIAQSDIVDRLLGLEVGSFGGTYNSLIKIVHPDDRVRFNAHAIATMERGQDFNVEFRVVKPDGTVAWVASIGKRLPDKAKNGDRLIGVCMDITERKQIEQELYRREQEFKALAENAPDIIARMDSEGRYQYVNQAIEQVTGISQTAFIGKTFSELGFPEEIDALWKQSVSEVLATAQEGIVEGYLPTPKGTRYYQSRLVPEQAIDGSLDHAICISRDITDLKQTQEALQETNQTLTALIQACPLAVMVLDPTGKVKMWNRSAERILGWSESEAIGRQFPGIPSAKRGELQENISATLAGNPLMGAEARRLTKVGKEIDVAIWTAPLRDAKVQVSYLSILADISDRKQAEEALRESEDRFRTLVNSMDDIVFTLDRQGRHTAIFGRWFERTQILPENFLGKTAADLFGSQAAEIHNHANQKALAGESVIYEWSFQTDAGTQYCQTSLSPLRDRQGRVTGIVGVGRDITERQQAEQRQYFLAEVSSVLASSLDYPTTLKSLANLVVPTIADYCVIYIVEDGGQIAGLAMAHTDRAKEALLGEMEQYYPLDLNHDDGIVQVVSSGKPILIPELTDEMRVAAARDPEHLRLMRELGCVSCTIVPLLARGRTLGAISFNLASVGRRYKPEDLMLAEELARRAGFAIDNARLYRESQEANRMKDEFLAIVSHELRTPLNAMLGWAQLLRTRKFDEATTERALETIERNARVQTQLIEDLLDVSRILRGKVALSLEPVDLSVAIASAIESLRPSAEAKQIQLIQTVKKSVGVVSGDINRIQQVVWNLLSNAIKFTPSEGRVEVLLRRSRNFAILEVADTGMGIAPEFLPFVFERFRQADSTTTRSYGGLGLGLAIVRHLLEMHGGSIRAYSEGIGKGATFTVTLPLLQRTEGNETVGDVSELILDHSDPTDDDVPLAGLRVLVVEDEADTLEFLIATLEMAGAIVRGVSSATLALAAIESEKPDVLVSDIGMPELDGYSLIQQVRSQESDSEPVLPALALTAYARDSDRARALNAGFHQHISKPIQPARLITVVKNLASKG, from the coding sequence ATGTTCAGGAAATACAAGCGCTCCCATCTGCTGAATTATGGTGTTGCCGCAGGCTCGGTGGCGATCGCACTGGTGCTGACTCAACTGCTATTCCCACTGATTCAACTGACTCCCTCCATCCTGTTTTTTGCAGCGGTGGCAGTGACGGCTGGATATGGCGGAATCGGTCCCGGGTTATTTGCCACCCTGCTCTCCGTGGCGACGATTGACCATTTTTTTAAAAACTCCCCCTTTACCTGGAGCATCGAATGGGGCGATCTGATATGGGTCGCGGTATTAAGTTTAGTCACGGTTCTGATTCATTCCCTCAAAGAGTCTAAACGTGCCGCTGTACAGGAATTACAAAAAAAACAAGAATTTTTGCAGGTGATGACGGATTCATTACCTGTGGCAATTTCTTATGTAGATGCCTTAGAACTCTATCGTTTCAACAATCAACGCTACGAAGACTGGTTCGGACATTCGCGGGATTCCCTGTCCGGGAAGCACCTCAAGGAGATTCTGGGAGAGGGTGCCTATCAAGTGATTCGGCCTTATGTCAAGGTGGCATTATCCGGACAGTCAGTGACTTATGAAACCAAAATTCCCTATCAAGAGGGAGGGTCTCGTTATATTCGCGCCACCTACGTTCCTGACTGGGGTCACCACCAACAGGTGAAAGGATTTATTGCGTTTATTGAAGATATTACCCAGCAACGGAAGGCGGAAGATAGCCTGCGTGAGTCCCAACAGCGGAGTAAATTAGCTTTAGATGCGGCTCAAATGGGGACCTGGGAGTGGAACCTCAAAACGGGCAAGGTGAAGCGATCGGCGATGGTGGCGCGGATTTTTGGCAGCGACCAGGGCAGCTTTGATGGGACTTATGAAGCTTTTGTGCAAGGGATTTATCCCGAAGACCGCCCCAGTTTCGAGCAGGCGGTTCAAGAGGCGATCGCCAATCGTGCCGATTATGAAATCGAATTTAGAATTCCTAGAGGCCATCTGGGCATCCGTTGGGTGTTATGTAAGGGTCAAGTCTTGCTGGATCAGGATGACAAGCCCCAGCGGGCCCTCGGGGTCTGCATGGATGTGACGGAAAGTCGGTATGCCTCGGAAGCCCTCCGGGTGAGTGAAGAACGATTTCGGCACATCTATGAGTCGAATTTGATTGGATTGGTGTTTGGCGATCGCAATGGCAATATTAGCGAAGCCAACAATGCGTTTCTAAATATTGTGGGCTACACCCCGGATGATTTGCGATCGCGTCGGGTGATTTGGCAGAATCTCAACCCCTTTAATCTCAGCGACGATGAGGACATGACGGTTGGTCTGGTGGCAGGAGTGGCCACCCCCACAGAAACGGAATTAATTCGCAAAGATGGTCGTCGCGTCCCGGTTTTGATGGGCCAAGTGCCGCTCCAAGACTACACCAATATGGGGATTAGCTTTGTTCTGGACCTAAGCGAACGCAAACAAGCTCAAGCGGCTTTAAGCGAAAGTGAAGAACGTCTCCGCCTCGCTTTGGAAGCGGCCCACATGGGAATGTGGGATTGGGATATCGCTACGGGCAAAATTGCCCAGTCTGATATTGTCGATCGCTTGTTGGGGTTGGAAGTCGGTAGCTTTGGCGGAACCTACAATAGCTTAATCAAAATCGTTCATCCCGATGATCGGGTGCGATTCAATGCTCACGCGATCGCTACGATGGAACGCGGTCAAGATTTTAATGTGGAATTCCGAGTGGTGAAACCCGATGGCACCGTTGCCTGGGTTGCTAGTATTGGCAAACGACTCCCGGATAAGGCCAAAAATGGCGATCGCTTGATCGGGGTCTGTATGGACATCACCGAACGCAAGCAAATCGAACAGGAACTCTACCGTCGGGAACAGGAATTTAAGGCCCTAGCCGAAAATGCCCCGGATATCATCGCTAGGATGGATTCCGAAGGGCGCTATCAGTATGTCAATCAGGCGATCGAACAAGTGACTGGCATCTCTCAGACAGCCTTTATCGGCAAAACTTTTTCTGAGTTGGGATTCCCCGAAGAAATTGATGCTTTGTGGAAACAAAGCGTCAGCGAGGTCCTCGCCACGGCACAAGAGGGGATTGTCGAGGGCTATTTACCCACCCCGAAGGGAACGCGATACTATCAATCTCGGTTGGTTCCGGAACAGGCGATCGATGGCTCCCTGGACCATGCGATCTGCATCAGTCGCGATATCACTGATCTCAAACAAACCCAAGAAGCGTTACAGGAAACCAACCAAACCCTCACCGCCCTGATTCAAGCTTGCCCCTTGGCGGTGATGGTCTTGGATCCGACAGGTAAGGTAAAAATGTGGAACCGCAGCGCTGAGCGGATTTTGGGCTGGAGTGAATCGGAGGCGATCGGGCGTCAATTCCCAGGTATCCCCTCCGCAAAACGAGGTGAGTTACAAGAAAATATTTCCGCTACCCTCGCGGGGAATCCCTTAATGGGCGCGGAAGCTCGTCGTCTGACTAAAGTGGGCAAAGAAATTGATGTGGCGATCTGGACGGCCCCCTTGCGGGATGCCAAGGTTCAGGTCAGCTACCTATCCATCTTGGCGGATATTAGCGATCGCAAGCAAGCGGAAGAAGCGCTGCGCGAGAGTGAGGACCGCTTCCGCACCTTGGTCAACTCGATGGATGACATCGTATTCACGTTGGATCGTCAGGGTCGGCATACGGCGATTTTTGGCCGATGGTTTGAGCGCACCCAGATCCTGCCGGAAAACTTTCTGGGCAAAACTGCTGCGGACCTGTTTGGTTCGCAAGCAGCGGAGATTCATAACCATGCGAATCAAAAAGCCCTGGCTGGGGAGAGCGTTATCTATGAATGGAGTTTCCAGACGGATGCCGGGACTCAATATTGTCAAACCTCTCTCTCTCCCCTGCGCGATCGCCAGGGGAGAGTCACGGGAATTGTCGGTGTGGGACGGGATATCACCGAACGGCAGCAAGCGGAACAACGGCAATATTTCCTGGCGGAAGTCTCTTCAGTTCTGGCTTCCTCTCTGGATTACCCCACCACCCTCAAGAGTTTGGCGAATCTGGTGGTTCCGACGATCGCCGATTACTGCGTGATTTATATTGTGGAGGATGGCGGACAAATCGCCGGATTGGCAATGGCTCATACCGATCGGGCGAAAGAGGCGTTGTTGGGTGAGATGGAACAGTATTATCCTCTGGACTTAAATCATGACGATGGAATTGTCCAGGTTGTCTCCTCGGGTAAGCCGATCCTGATTCCGGAATTGACGGATGAAATGCGAGTGGCAGCAGCTCGGGATCCTGAACATCTCAGACTGATGCGGGAACTGGGCTGTGTGTCCTGCACTATTGTCCCGTTGCTGGCTCGGGGTCGGACTTTGGGTGCGATTAGCTTTAATCTCGCTTCTGTCGGGCGTCGGTACAAACCCGAGGACCTGATGTTGGCGGAGGAGTTGGCGCGGCGGGCGGGGTTTGCCATTGATAATGCGCGGTTGTATCGTGAGTCCCAGGAAGCTAACCGGATGAAGGACGAATTTTTGGCGATCGTCTCTCACGAGTTGCGAACGCCGTTGAATGCGATGTTGGGTTGGGCGCAGTTACTCCGCACGCGCAAGTTTGATGAAGCGACGACAGAGCGAGCATTGGAGACGATTGAGCGCAATGCCAGGGTGCAAACCCAGTTGATTGAGGATTTACTCGATGTTTCCCGGATTTTGCGGGGGAAAGTGGCTCTGAGTTTGGAGCCTGTGGATTTGAGTGTGGCGATCGCCTCGGCGATTGAGTCTTTGCGTCCGAGTGCTGAGGCGAAGCAGATCCAACTGATTCAAACGGTCAAAAAATCCGTGGGGGTGGTTTCTGGGGATATTAATCGGATTCAGCAAGTGGTGTGGAATTTGCTCTCGAATGCGATTAAGTTTACGCCAAGTGAGGGACGGGTGGAGGTGCTCTTGAGGCGATCGCGCAATTTTGCGATTCTGGAAGTGGCGGACACGGGAATGGGGATCGCACCGGAGTTTTTGCCCTTTGTGTTTGAGCGGTTCCGTCAAGCGGATAGTACGACGACGCGCTCTTACGGGGGGTTGGGTTTAGGTTTGGCGATCGTCCGTCATTTGTTGGAAATGCATGGGGGCAGTATTCGGGCTTACAGTGAGGGAATCGGCAAGGGCGCAACGTTTACGGTGACTTTACCGCTGTTACAACGCACAGAGGGGAACGAAACAGTGGGGGATGTTTCTGAGCTGATTTTGGACCATTCGGACCCCACGGATGATGATGTTCCCTTAGCGGGGTTGCGCGTGCTGGTGGTGGAGGATGAAGCGGATACCCTGGAGTTTTTGATTGCTACTCTGGAAATGGCTGGGGCGATCGTTCGGGGTGTTTCATCGGCAACCCTGGCATTAGCGGCGATCGAGTCAGAAAAACCGGATGTTTTGGTGAGCGATATTGGAATGCCGGAATTGGATGGCTATTCTTTGATCCAACAAGTGAGAAGTCAGGAGTCCGATTCTGAGCCGGTTCTTCCCGCATTGGCACTCACTGCTTATGCCCGGGATAGCGATCGGGCTCGCGCTCTGAATGCTGGCTTTCACCAGCATATCTCTAAACCGATTCAACCGGCTCGTCTGATTACAGTGGTCAAAAATTTGGCAAGTAAGGGATAA
- the rpe gene encoding ribulose-phosphate 3-epimerase, which yields MTQTQSNKPIVVAPSILSADFSRLGEEVQAIDRAGADWIHVDVMDGRFVPNITIGPLVVKALRPVTSKPLDVHLMIVEPERYVEDFAKAGADIISVHAEHNASPHLHRTLGQIKELGKQAGVVLNPSTPLELIEYVLDLCDLVLIMSVNPGFGGQSFIPGVVPKIRKLRQMCDERGLDPWIEVDGGLKGNNSWQVIEAGANAIVAGSAVFGAPDYQKAIEEIRHSQRPALEAQPLAAV from the coding sequence ATGACCCAAACGCAATCAAACAAACCTATTGTCGTTGCTCCCTCCATCCTATCAGCAGATTTTAGTCGTCTGGGAGAGGAAGTACAGGCCATCGATCGCGCCGGGGCAGATTGGATCCATGTTGATGTCATGGATGGTCGGTTTGTCCCTAATATTACGATTGGCCCTCTTGTGGTCAAAGCCCTTCGTCCTGTGACATCCAAACCATTGGATGTGCATTTGATGATTGTTGAACCAGAACGGTATGTTGAGGATTTTGCCAAAGCCGGGGCCGATATTATTTCGGTTCATGCGGAACACAATGCCTCCCCTCACCTCCACCGGACCCTCGGTCAGATTAAAGAACTTGGCAAACAAGCTGGGGTGGTACTCAATCCTTCCACGCCGTTGGAGTTGATTGAATACGTTCTGGATCTGTGCGATTTGGTGTTAATCATGAGCGTTAACCCCGGTTTCGGCGGTCAAAGTTTTATCCCCGGTGTGGTCCCCAAAATCCGGAAGCTGCGCCAGATGTGCGATGAGCGCGGTTTAGACCCCTGGATTGAAGTGGATGGCGGCCTCAAAGGGAACAATTCCTGGCAAGTCATTGAAGCCGGTGCGAATGCGATTGTGGCCGGTTCTGCCGTCTTTGGTGCTCCGGACTATCAAAAGGCGATCGAGGAGATTCGCCACAGCCAGCGTCCAGCATTGGAAGCGCAACCGTTGGCAGCGGTGTAG